Within Trichoderma atroviride chromosome 2, complete sequence, the genomic segment aaaaagaagaaacgatTCTCAAACATTACGCCGGCAATGGCATTTGATACCCGTCCGAGTCTGTCGTTGAAACGATGCAGCGAGAGCCCCGACGAGCCGACGAAGGTGGGTTGCGCCGCACACCAAAGCGCCAGACAGCCCCACGCCCGTCAGACGATCTATAAGCCAAGATGCGAACTTCCTTCTCTGCCTGGGCATGGGCAGGACTACTGGTCGCGTGTGACCTCTTAGCTGGGACTTGAGAATGACACGGCGCTTGGAGGAAGCTGGCATCAGCGCAGATCCAGTCTTGACCATGGCGTCGCTGGCTAAGAGACGAGTGAGAGGGATTCACGGACAGTCAAAGGCCAGAGGCAACATGTAGTCGAAATGGAAACGTCAATATCAAACTGAAAGCTGCACCGGCACTTATACGGAGTACGTTGAGGCGTATTGCTGGCACAATGACGTATATAGCGCGGCTTGCATCGCGGATCTCGCTGCTCGAAGGGCTGACGGAGACCGAGTGGCCACTGACGGCGGGAGGGATAAGTCACCACTTATCTGTGCATTGAACTAGTTATACCGCGCGGGAGCCAATTTATTTCTAAATTCCAGCcgtcttcttgtcttctcgtcttccttCTGAGAGATTCAGTCTCAattgcttctccatctccctcccgCCGCTGGTTGTGCCGCCACTCTGCACCAGAATCACGCAACCAAACCAGgccccaagcccaagtcTAAATGCGCCGCTTTGCGCGCCCGAGTCCGAGTCGAGCCTCCGCCCATCCCCACAAGAGCTTGGGCGCATGTGCCGTCGAGTCGTAGTCAAGTGAGACCTGCACCCCTGCGCCGGTGGACGCGGACGTGAccacggccatggcctcgCAGACCAACGACGCCGATGCGGCAGCCTCTGTGGCATTGCCCAAGAAGACGCTGTCGAGGGCTGACCtgcaccagcgccgccagtCGACTGACCGGATTAATGACATTCTTGAGGTGAGACGCGGCCGTTGTTGTGTTTAGCCTTTTGCTTAAAAAGGCGGCGTCTTTTGTGCGTGCTTCCGTCTTTCTTATCTCCATTGCCACCCTCCTATCTCTGTCCTTGCACCGCAGCTTCAAGAGTCTGGTCCCAGCATGCAGGCCGGCTTGCCACGGCAACTGAATCTTGCACCGGCATAGTGTTGAGTATAAGAGGCTAATCGCAAATGTTGGCGGCCATCCAGACAGCTTTGCAACGGGCGGAAACCATGGATCCCGCGTCTTTGAGCCTCCTCCAGAAAAGCTCCTCCCGCAGTGCCAGCGCCGACAATGGCGCCTCGGCAGCGATGGGAAGAGGCATCTCGGGCTACCAGACGCTTCCGACGAGCGATGAAAGCGACACCTCGCGCCCGAGAAAAGTTTCATACAGCGatacgacgaagaagaatgagGACCACCCCAGAGACCAAAGCCATTATTTGAGGCGGCGCAACGGGGCCGCCAGCTCGGAAGATGCAGACGCGCCCGCAAAGGCCAAGTCATCGAAGCCATCGTGGACGAAGGAGACGTTTCGCAAGTTCCAATCCCTCGAATTGGAGAACAAAGGAAGTGTCGCAAGAGACCATCTCGCGCTCGGTATGTCGCACATGTCACTTCCACCACAGCGCCCACGTGCATATCGACGGCTGCGCTGCATGTCTCGGGAGAAACCAATTGGCTGAGACCACgctgacctttttttttttttttcttttctttttttcctagaGCGCACCTTTCTAGCATGGCTACGAACCTCTTTAGCCTTTGCATCTATTGGCGTCGCCGTGACGCAGCTGTTTCGCCTCAACACCGACTCTGCCTCTGCGAACAGGGTCGATTTCGACCACACAAAACTGCAAAAGATGGGCCGGCCATTGGGTGCGACATTCCTCGGGATCAGCAtcgtgacgctgctgctgggctgcaAACGCTACTTTCACGCACAGGAATGGATCCTCAAGGGCAAGTTTCCGGCCAGTCGCGGGACCATCCTCGTCATGTCATTTGTGGCGCTGGCCCTCATGATTTTGTCACTGGTGGTTGTCATTGTCATACAACCTTCGTAATGTGGTGCTGGGTGATTGGAGGAGAGCATCTTTTTCTTATCATCATCACTTTTGAAGAATTATGCAAAGCAGCTACATGCTTTTGGGACAGCATTGGGATTGGCGTAGAGATATTTGGGTTTTGGATTTTGGATTTGTTACTCTTTGGTGTAGAGAAATATGGTGTATCAGGCGCATGTCTGCATGTGGATCAAAGCAAATCTCATCAATTAATACCTATTTGGCAATTCGGCGCcttgaaaagaaagaattggACATGTATAGAACAGATCACTCTTACCAATTGACTCGTTTTACTTGTGCACTCGTCTGCCATACATGTGAAAATGTGCTGTGCCGGCTTATCGACGCTTTTCCAATGCCGATAAGAGCAGATGGGTGGTATGTCATAAGTCTAGATGGTGGGGGTTTCGCTGCCGCTTTGTCACCCCTCGCATATTACAGGCTGCGAATTGACTTGACGCATCTGGAGCTCTCCAAGCTGTCCGCTGCAGCTTCGTAAACGCCGCCCATGGATTCAGTATTCGTGCCGTCTTTTGCAGCGACCCAGCTTGCCCTGCTAgacgaggagctgcagagcgAGATCCAGGAAACGAGCACTCTCATCACTAACCACAGCCCCACTGGACTGCAGCGAGCTGGACTGGCCATCACAAATCTGAACATCTCCTCGCAGAGGACAGGACTGGGAGGCAAgacggtgctggagctgagtCCAGACAGCGCAACTTCAAGCACGGGAGAGCTGCCTGAACATGGCATTCGAACTGGGGATATTGTCCTGGTGGCAGAGCAGCCCGCGGGGAgtgcaaagaagagagaaatcaaagagctcgagaagaagggagCCAGAGGCGTAGTTACACGGGTGCAGAGAGCGGCTGTGAATGTTGCGCTGGATGAGGGGAAGGATGATGTGATGTTTTCGGGGAGAGTGTGGATGGTGAAGCTGGCCGATGAGGTTACATATCGACGGTAGGGAGTAGCAAACGCTTCCATAAAATTATCTACATCAGAGCCTTTGAGCTGACCGTGACTCAAGTATGAACCAGaccatggagaagctgcaaaagatGGGAGAAGCAGAGTACTCGAGCTTCATCAGAGTGCTGTTTGGGCTATCGAGCCCTTCACCGGTACCGCAGAATCTATCAACGAGTGATGAGGTTGGAAGCATTGAATGGATAGACCCAACCCTGAATGATTCACAAAAGGATGCCATCCGGTTTGCGTTGGCTTCTAGAGAAGTAGCCCTCATCCACGGGCCTCCTGGAGTAAGTGaccagccagcagcatcctATGACATACTCTTCTTGATAAATGTGCTTGGCGATGCTAATTTGAACAAAGACCGGCAAGACTCACACACTGATTGAGCTGATTCTGCAAATGATTAAGCGTAATCAGAGAATATTGGTCTGCGGCCCGTCTAACATCTCTGTTGACAACATTGTCGAACGGCTCTCGCCGCACAAGATACCCATCCTTCGTCTTGGCCACCCTGCTCGGCTCTTACCGTCTGTTCTTAACCATTCTCTCGATGTTCTCACACAGACGTCTGAGGCTGGTGCCATAGTCAAAGATGTCCGCGCCGAGATGGATGCCAAACAGGCATCGATTAAGAAGACTAAGAGTGGTAAAGAACGGAAAGCCATCTACACCGACTTGAAGGAGCTACGTAAAGAATACAGAGAGCGGGAGAGAAGATGCGTCAGCAACCTCGTTGGCGGTAGCAAAGTTGTTCTTGCAACGCTACACGGTGCCGGAGGCTTCCAGCTGAGAAACGAACAGTTTGACGTGGTCATCATTGATGAGGCAAGTCAAGCTCTGGAAGCGCAGTGCTGGGTCCCGCTGCTGTCAGCAAAGAAAGCAGTCTGCGCCGGAGACCATTTACAACTACCGCCGACAATCAAATCCCTTAATTCAAAGGTCAAGGCATTGAAAGTCAAGGAAGGCGATGACGGCACGCCTGTCATCAGGGGCATGACGCTTGAGACCACTCTCTTTGACCGTCTGCTGGCCCTTCACGGGCCGTCTATCAAGCGCATGCTTACAACGCAATATAGAATGCACGAAAAGATTATGCGGTTTCCGTCAGACGAGCTTTACGGGTCGGAGCTCATTGCGGCTGATGCGGTGAAAGCACGGCTGCTCAAGGATCTAGAATACGACGTGCAAGGCAACGAAGACACGACAGAGCCGCTCATCTTTATTGATACCCAGGGCGGTGATTTCCCAGAGCgaaatgaagatgacgacaaAGATGGCCCGAAAAGGGGCAATCTACACGGCGAGAGTAAGAGCAACGATATGGAAGCGGCTCTGGTGCGCTTGCATGTGAAGCAGTTGGTGGAAGCCGGCGTTCGACCCGAGGACATTGCTGTTGTCACCCCTTATAATGCACAGGTAAAGTAACAAACTCTTGCGTCATTCGTACCCTTTTTTAAGAGAGATGAGTTTATAAATCAcacagagaaaaaaagagagcgaTCGATGCTGACCAGAGAGACCTAGCTCGCTGCGCTTGCAACGTTGAAAGAGAAATTCCCAGGCATTGAACTTGGCAGCGTGGATGGCTTCCAGGGGCGTGAAAAGGAGGCTGTGATTGTGAGTCTTGTTCGAAGTAACCCTGACGGCGAGGTGGGCTTTttgggagaaaagagacgacTGAATGgtaagtctttttttccatgtGGAAGCTTCTGCTTTCTGTGTTTCAGCATAGCGACATTAACAAGTGACAGTCGCCATGACACGGCCCAAGCGATCATTAACGGTCATTGGAGATTCCGAGACGGTCAAGAGGTAacctctctttcttcccatTGATGATCACAAGATGGCAGTACTGACGaaagttctttttcttgttctcaCAGGGGAAGCAAATTTCTGAAAAAGTGGATGGAATTTCTAGAAGAAAATGCCGATCTGAGGTATCCTGACGCGACCGAAGTTAGCCGAGAGTAAATCGAAATAGACTGCACCCACGATACAGGATAAACGAAAGAAATACGAAGTACAAGTATTACTACTGTGAAGCATCATGAGAAGGTAATATACTCGATACTTACTAAAAGCATGGCCAATTACGGAAATAGGACATCCCACGCCATCATTATTAACAGCCATTtcgccaaaagaaaaagaataagagaaACCGAGATTAGGTAACCAAGGTTACATTTCTACATATGCCCGAAATGGTCAATTAGATGGAAATAACGCCGGCTTGAAATTACACTTTAATTTCACGTGTTTGCGGTACGACGGCCCTCTGCGTTTCCGACGGGTCttgatgtttgtttgctGTCAAATCTTGGAATCCATTCCGTCTGACGTCTTTTTGGGGGGTCCCATGCCGTGTAACTGTGAGCTTGTACTACCATTGCCTGTCTACATGTTGTTGTCGGTTGAGGTGGAATGAAGTGGGAGTGttaggggggggggggtgttGTTTGTGTGATCCTGGTGCTCGAAAGGGCGATATCGCTGtgagaagctgcaggtgGACGATGGAATGAGAGAAATCTTCCAATCTGCTGGTGTACTTGTGGCTTTTGAGGCTTTTTTTCAATCCCCTGCTGTGTACGTATGTGTTCCCAGGCTGGGGAGGCATGCCTTTCTCGCTAGCCAGAaggcatctcatctcggtAAGGGGAGACAATTTCCGCCAACCTGCCAATCCCAGCAGCGAGATACCGGCCATGCTCACGTTTACTCCGCGTCAAGCAAGCAGAATATgcacatcatcgccatcacaaATCACGAACTAACATCTCGCGAAGGCATGGCTGCCGTGTGGCCTCTGCGTGGCAATttgagatgagagaagcaCGGCCCTCCCTTGCATTCCTTCTAGAAGGAGGCTTGAAGCCACGCGGATCTACCGCATGAACCACACGCATCAAAGACCCCCCCCTGGTCCAGATCTCCAAAACGGCCTGAAACGATTGGGGCGACGCGACCGGTGCAACAGGGCTTACTGCCACTTTATGCTTTGCATATTGCTTAGTCCGGATAACGGCTCCGGCTTGGCTGGCCACATGAtggaggaaacaaaaaaatggaaaaaggcCAGTCTGGAGTAGAGATGGAGAGTCGAGAAACGAATCGGGGTGGACCATGAATTTGCAATGCCAGCTGAGCTGGTTTCTCAGAAGGGAAAACCATAGAGCCAATTACAGCAATTCCACCGGATTCGCTGGCGGATATGGTCTGACAGGGGAGGTTTTCGCTCCCCCTAGCAGAAATTTCTCGGTAGCTTTCCACGGGACAACAAACGAGAGAAATCACAAACGACCGCTGCCCCGGGGAAGAAGTACTCGGTAGAACAAgtggaagaaaagattgaGCTATTTTGGCCTGCTTcggagatggaagagaagatggaataGGCGCCCGTCTGGCAGCCCTTGAGACGAGCCACGCATGCGCCTGGGACAGTAGCGCGGCCAGTCTCGTCACTTGTCACAAAATCCTGGCAGCAAGATGGTCGAGGACGCTCTCGGTGAGTGAGTCGATTTTCTGCTTGGGGCTGCGTTATTCCGCAGTCAGTCCCATAATTCGTGCCGTATATTGTATGTTTCAACGCCATGCCGGCCCGAGTACGGCGTGTGTGCTAGCAGTAGTTTACAATACGCTACTGGATATTAGTTGATGAGAGCGAGGATGAGGTGGAATTGAGCAGCTGCGGAGTTTGGAGTTTCTAAAGTCCATGGCATGGATCaattttgcttctctctgaCTGTGGTTGTTAATGGTAGGTATCAAATCAAGCTGCGAGCGGGAATTCTGTGCAGCCAATTTGTCATCTCCACAGGCCATGGGTTCGGGAAGGTGCAGCTTTGAGAGCTCTGCTCGTTTCGCACCTGCCGCTGCAGTAGTGCCTTACGGCGCCTCTCACCTGAAGCTTGGAGCTTTTAGCGGTGGTAACGCTGACAGGGACTTTCGGTGCAGATGCAGATCTTTGGCCTCTTTACCTCAACTATGTTCTCTTTGTAGGTGACATTGGCCTCGAATTCCCTCCGCTCTCGTTGCTCTGGCTTCGTGATCACTATCTCGCCACAATCGGCTCTGCATTTCAATGTTCCCGCCTCTGACAAGCCACAGCGGAAGCcgcaccaccacctccaccactAGCATCAAATAGCAGCGCCAGCTATTCTCAATGGATATCCATCATGGCGGTCCCGTCGGGTTCAGCCGCCCACCAGGCATCTGCTAGTTCTTGCAGCTACTCGCAGCTACTCGCAGCTAcagccaccgccagcgcTATTGGAGCCGGGCATCGTCTCTGGTCGCTTAATCGAGGAGCCAAGGCCGGAGAGGCCCTGTCCTGCGGCGAGTATCCAGTCCGCTATCAACACCGAAGCCTCTGGCTGCGTACAGGCTTCGCGACGCTGCGCCGGGAGCCCCTTTCTGTGCTGTCGGGGTGCGGTCCAATCCCGAGACCCCATCGGCCCTCCCCCTGCGAACAACGTGGCCGGCATCTCTTGGCGGAGAGGCCTGCTGCAGAACGGGGAATCCTGAGTCGCGGCGGATtgtggctgcagctgccacGATAGACGTCTGTCAAATCGCCTCGTCCGGCGCCATTGACATGCAGCCGTGGTCTCGGCCAGCAAGAGACGCTTGGCTGCGCAGCCATCCACTCGCCTGCCGTGCTTGTGCCGCTCTGGCTAGACTCGAGATGCACTGCACTGCAGCTCGCAGCAGGCAGCAGAAAGAGAGGGGCCCTGG encodes:
- a CDS encoding uncharacterized protein (EggNog:ENOG41~TransMembrane:3 (i175-198o218-238i259-281o)) yields the protein MASQTNDADAAASVALPKKTLSRADLHQRRQSTDRINDILETALQRAETMDPASLSLLQKSSSRSASADNGASAAMGRGISGYQTLPTSDESDTSRPRKVSYSDTTKKNEDHPRDQSHYLRRRNGAASSEDADAPAKAKSSKPSWTKETFRKFQSLELENKGSVARDHLALERTFLAWLRTSLAFASIGVAVTQLFRLNTDSASANRVDFDHTKLQKMGRPLGATFLGISIVTLLLGCKRYFHAQEWILKGKFPASRGTILVMSFVALALMILSLVVVIVIQPS